A window of Hymenobacter aerilatus contains these coding sequences:
- a CDS encoding porin family protein, whose translation MKQLLFLAAGVLLASAAQAQFGVKAGAHYATLATKENGRTRTYYEGQTNAKGRIGYQVGVFYEKKLVGRLSLVPELQYSRQASDLTVSNGLIPDNAYYADYRLTLHYLNVPVVARVMLGRFYLETGPQGGLLFAAHEKGYERRVSVFNIGHHQGPSNFDQAATDHYQRFDVGACAGAGVKLPGGFAIGLRYSAGFISISRKLEPDTYGGSLKNQVAQASVSYQLGG comes from the coding sequence ATGAAACAACTCCTATTCCTTGCTGCGGGCGTACTGCTAGCAAGCGCCGCGCAGGCCCAGTTCGGCGTAAAGGCTGGGGCGCACTACGCTACGCTGGCTACCAAAGAGAATGGTAGGACGCGTACCTATTATGAAGGCCAAACTAATGCCAAGGGGCGGATAGGCTATCAGGTAGGCGTATTCTATGAGAAAAAGTTAGTCGGCCGTTTGTCGCTGGTGCCGGAGTTGCAATACAGTCGTCAGGCTTCCGACTTAACGGTATCCAATGGACTTATTCCTGACAATGCTTATTACGCTGACTATCGCCTTACGCTGCACTACCTGAATGTACCCGTGGTGGCCAGAGTGATGTTAGGAAGGTTTTACTTAGAGACGGGGCCGCAAGGAGGTTTATTATTCGCCGCACACGAAAAAGGGTACGAGAGAAGAGTATCTGTTTTCAATATTGGCCATCATCAAGGCCCAAGCAATTTCGATCAAGCCGCTACTGACCATTATCAACGGTTCGATGTGGGCGCGTGTGCCGGCGCAGGCGTGAAGCTGCCAGGTGGTTTCGCAATAGGTCTGCGCTACTCAGCTGGTTTCATTTCCATCAGCCGCAAGCTTGAGCCAGATACCTACGGCGGCAGCCTAAAGAACCAAGTAGCACAAGCATCAGTGAGTTATCAGCTAGGTGGGTAG
- a CDS encoding DUF4175 family protein: MSPSVTSVAAEPGLLRRVARSYAGRRTVQILLPFLAASGAALVATERWPQLGPALLVLLAVGVIALVVWLIRLWQFRPELLARRLDREFPGLEDSTGLLLRPTSDLNLLEQLQQQHVAERLDVLTAATPALLPTPWRPSLVISGLLVAIAGVLWLLPKPAMRPETTVATAPAVPLRFVGKPAPAKAPRIQELKVLVTPPAYTRRAAFAAAQPSFQAPAGSRVRWRVRVSRRASAPVLELGKQQLTLRAVPDDSLAFEAEQVVNSSALYRLRFVGQTSEDYAIDIIPDRTPTLQLVTPKPYTLVEFGQKPQVGVRVTVRDDYGLSRARLVATIAKGEGEAVKFREVATDLSAQLRGQPTQHQLTYTLQLRQLGLTYGDEVYFYVQAWDNHQQMARTDTYLVQWEDTTVDASGADISLGVNVVPAYFRSQRQVIIDTEKLLSERKGLNQTTFAGRANEIGHDQKVLRMRYGKFMGEEFDESIGQADAIPEGEKEEHHEGDGHDHGHQHGAPSTDANPSSLETTAALMDPYMHKHDDAETADFLEPAVKAKLSVVLSQMWEAELRLRTARPAEALPYEYKALRLLKEVQQQTRVYVKKAGYTPPPMPEATVRLTGELAGAATPQRRADVAAPAAQPAVRAALGLLSRLRRGQPTTAADAVLLDRAGPVLAQAALQHPGAYLTALRDLRQLGAALRAGQPAPCPECLPVVERTLTALLPAPAPAPTPAPTPDRLARRYLQALGQP, translated from the coding sequence ATGAGCCCTTCCGTAACTTCTGTTGCCGCTGAGCCGGGCCTGTTGCGCCGCGTAGCCCGCTCGTATGCTGGGCGCCGCACGGTGCAGATTCTGCTACCCTTTTTGGCGGCCAGCGGCGCGGCGCTGGTAGCCACCGAGCGGTGGCCGCAGCTTGGCCCGGCCTTGCTAGTGCTGTTGGCTGTGGGCGTTATAGCACTGGTGGTGTGGTTGATACGCCTATGGCAATTCCGACCCGAGCTATTGGCCCGTCGTCTCGATCGGGAGTTTCCGGGACTGGAAGACAGCACCGGTCTGCTCCTACGCCCTACCTCCGACCTCAACCTACTAGAGCAGCTGCAACAGCAGCACGTAGCCGAGCGCCTGGATGTGCTGACGGCCGCTACCCCAGCCCTGCTGCCTACCCCCTGGCGCCCCTCATTGGTAATCAGCGGCCTGCTAGTGGCAATAGCCGGCGTGCTCTGGCTACTGCCAAAGCCAGCTATGCGGCCAGAAACCACGGTAGCCACGGCCCCCGCCGTACCCTTGCGGTTTGTGGGCAAGCCTGCACCCGCCAAAGCTCCGCGCATTCAGGAGCTGAAAGTGCTGGTGACGCCGCCCGCCTACACGCGGCGAGCGGCTTTTGCAGCGGCACAGCCATCGTTTCAGGCGCCGGCTGGGTCGCGGGTACGGTGGCGGGTGCGCGTGAGCCGGCGAGCCAGCGCGCCGGTGCTAGAGCTAGGCAAGCAACAGCTGACTCTCCGAGCTGTGCCCGACGATTCGCTGGCATTTGAGGCCGAACAGGTAGTGAATAGCTCGGCGCTCTACCGGCTGCGCTTTGTCGGGCAAACCTCTGAGGATTATGCTATTGATATTATCCCTGACCGGACGCCTACCCTCCAGCTCGTCACCCCTAAGCCTTATACCCTGGTTGAGTTTGGGCAGAAGCCGCAAGTGGGAGTGCGCGTGACCGTGCGCGACGACTACGGCCTAAGTCGGGCCCGCCTGGTGGCCACCATAGCCAAGGGCGAGGGCGAGGCCGTGAAGTTCAGGGAAGTTGCTACCGACCTCAGTGCCCAGTTGCGCGGTCAGCCTACCCAGCACCAGCTCACCTACACCCTGCAACTGCGCCAGTTGGGCCTCACCTACGGCGACGAGGTGTACTTCTACGTGCAGGCTTGGGACAACCACCAGCAAATGGCCCGCACCGATACCTACCTAGTGCAGTGGGAAGACACCACCGTGGATGCCTCTGGGGCAGATATTTCGCTGGGGGTGAATGTGGTGCCGGCCTACTTCCGCAGTCAGCGCCAAGTAATTATCGACACCGAAAAGCTACTATCGGAGCGCAAAGGACTGAATCAAACCACGTTTGCCGGCCGCGCCAACGAAATCGGGCACGACCAAAAGGTGCTGCGGATGCGCTACGGCAAGTTTATGGGCGAGGAGTTTGACGAAAGCATTGGCCAGGCCGACGCCATACCAGAAGGCGAAAAGGAAGAACACCACGAAGGCGACGGGCACGACCATGGCCATCAGCACGGCGCACCTTCCACGGATGCCAACCCCTCGTCGCTGGAAACCACGGCCGCCCTGATGGACCCATACATGCACAAGCACGACGACGCCGAAACCGCCGATTTTCTGGAGCCCGCCGTGAAAGCCAAGCTCAGCGTGGTACTCAGCCAGATGTGGGAGGCCGAGTTGCGCTTGCGCACCGCCCGCCCCGCCGAGGCCCTACCCTACGAGTACAAAGCCCTGCGCCTGCTGAAGGAAGTGCAGCAGCAAACCCGCGTCTACGTAAAGAAGGCCGGCTATACGCCGCCGCCCATGCCTGAGGCCACCGTGCGCCTCACCGGTGAGCTGGCGGGTGCCGCTACGCCCCAGCGCCGCGCCGATGTAGCCGCACCGGCTGCGCAGCCCGCCGTGCGGGCCGCCTTGGGCTTGCTGAGTCGCCTGCGCCGCGGCCAGCCCACCACCGCCGCCGATGCGGTCTTGCTCGACCGTGCCGGGCCGGTGCTGGCCCAGGCCGCTCTACAACACCCCGGTGCCTACCTCACCGCCCTGCGCGACCTGCGCCAACTGGGTGCGGCCCTGCGGGCTGGGCAGCCTGCCCCCTGCCCCGAGTGCCTACCCGTGGTGGAGCGTACCCTCACCGCCCTGCTACCTGCTCCCGCCCCCGCGCCTACCCCTGCACCTACCCCCGACCGCCTGGCCCGGCGCTATTTGCAAGCACTGGGGCAGCCGTAA
- a CDS encoding BatA domain-containing protein — protein sequence MLALPLSAFHILHPTAGLLALLGLLVPLLVYLWNRRPAQVVQVGSLRWLETAANRRLRRLKPEQLLLFLLRAALVGVLALAVAGLSWQEPAPPVRGQVLLSPDLLTSPVLAAVRPSIDSLRQQGYELRQLRRGFPQVPARTWARLASPTPSLTDSLRALLPADNLWMRAQQAADSFPVRPLRVFSTAALRRFEGPRPALPANLQWQLVPTPDSARWLQAAALVGTDSLRLLLGRSTEDGTTFRRLTVQRPANGAAVRVAGLTGISYQTTANGAQLRTADSTMVPVRTTPVRVWLLTDATYAPEACYWRAAVQAVSVGLAAPLQLTAATQVPAGSLPDAVIWLKDAALPAAWQQATTPGTQVWQVGRGSGRAVSSTFVPTNTQTAVAIQRLDSLTTVARAQTIWQDAAGRPLLTRQALGAGTLYHLHTRLHSNWSALGESPALPGLLLPLLQPPVAPTHLLAHDQRTLDPHELLTTAAPTAIPVSAASTPPPATDLRPWVVLAALLLFGLERVVSLRATGRLSTATASV from the coding sequence ATGCTTGCACTGCCACTATCAGCGTTTCACATATTGCACCCCACGGCCGGCTTGCTGGCGCTGTTGGGGTTGCTGGTGCCGCTGTTGGTCTACCTCTGGAACCGGCGTCCTGCCCAGGTGGTACAAGTAGGCAGCCTACGTTGGCTGGAAACGGCCGCCAACCGCCGTCTGCGCCGCCTGAAGCCCGAGCAGTTGCTGTTGTTCTTGTTGCGGGCCGCGCTGGTAGGCGTGCTGGCTTTGGCCGTGGCGGGCCTGAGCTGGCAGGAGCCCGCGCCACCCGTGCGAGGGCAAGTGTTACTAAGCCCTGACCTGCTGACCTCACCGGTCCTGGCCGCCGTGCGCCCCAGCATTGATTCGCTACGCCAGCAAGGCTACGAGCTGCGCCAACTGCGGCGCGGCTTTCCGCAGGTGCCTGCTCGTACCTGGGCGCGCCTGGCGTCGCCTACCCCTTCGCTCACCGATTCGCTCCGGGCACTGCTTCCGGCTGATAACCTGTGGATGCGCGCTCAGCAAGCCGCCGATTCTTTTCCAGTCCGACCTCTACGCGTGTTTTCAACGGCTGCACTGCGGCGGTTTGAGGGCCCACGTCCGGCATTACCTGCCAACTTACAATGGCAGCTGGTGCCTACCCCTGACTCGGCCCGTTGGCTCCAGGCCGCGGCGCTGGTCGGTACCGATAGCCTGCGCCTGCTACTAGGACGCAGCACCGAAGACGGCACCACCTTCCGCCGCCTGACGGTGCAGCGCCCCGCCAATGGTGCTGCTGTGCGAGTGGCAGGCCTAACGGGTATTTCTTATCAGACCACAGCCAACGGCGCCCAGCTGCGCACAGCAGATTCTACTATGGTGCCGGTGCGCACAACGCCGGTGCGCGTGTGGCTGCTCACGGATGCCACCTATGCGCCGGAGGCTTGCTACTGGCGGGCGGCAGTGCAAGCCGTATCCGTTGGGTTGGCGGCTCCGTTGCAGCTCACGGCTGCCACCCAAGTGCCCGCCGGGTCGCTGCCCGATGCTGTTATCTGGCTGAAAGACGCGGCGCTGCCTGCTGCCTGGCAACAGGCTACCACACCGGGTACGCAGGTGTGGCAGGTAGGGCGCGGTAGTGGCCGGGCTGTTAGTAGCACGTTTGTTCCTACTAATACGCAAACAGCCGTTGCTATTCAGCGCCTCGACTCGCTGACGACGGTAGCACGGGCTCAAACCATCTGGCAAGATGCCGCGGGCCGGCCGCTCCTTACCCGGCAAGCGCTGGGCGCAGGCACCTTGTATCACCTGCACACCCGACTGCATTCCAATTGGAGCGCACTAGGCGAAAGTCCGGCTTTGCCGGGGCTGCTACTGCCGCTGCTCCAGCCACCCGTAGCGCCTACCCACCTGCTGGCTCACGACCAGCGCACCCTCGACCCGCATGAGCTACTAACTACCGCTGCGCCGACTGCTATACCTGTTTCCGCTGCTTCCACTCCTCCACCCGCTACCGATCTACGGCCGTGGGTGGTGCTAGCGGCCCTGCTCCTGTTCGGGTTAGAGCGGGTCGTATCTCTGCGCGCTACCGGGCGTCTTTCCACTGCTACTGCTTCCGTATGA
- a CDS encoding S1 family peptidase, translating to MKTEADYYALFESYRAGELAAPARQELERRLAADPSFAQQLTDYDLLSGTLRGYGERLSTRRKLQAFQATLDAEATAEETYQTGNPLMPTVHISGVERTLREFWGSHRATIAVAASVAIMAVFGTLLGIEWWKAAQKPAPTYGYTMLRREVERIKRTQRAMNRAITQIDGNKAEEINPGKFSGTGFALSPNGYLVTSYHVIQGADSLLVESRTHEHYRAEPVFTDVTRDLAILRIVDKDFRGFGRLPYSFKRTTADLGERVYTLGYPREDLVFNDGSLSARSGFEGDTGFYQISIPVNPGNSGGPVLDDRGNLIGIVSGKQSDVQSAAFATKSSYLTRLVDSLQTAAVAHPITLPRANLLTGSSRPQQIRKLQNYVFVVKVYE from the coding sequence ATGAAAACTGAAGCTGATTACTACGCGCTATTTGAATCCTATCGGGCCGGCGAGTTGGCTGCGCCTGCGCGCCAGGAGTTGGAGCGCCGCCTTGCCGCCGACCCTAGCTTTGCCCAGCAGCTCACCGATTATGACTTGCTGAGCGGTACCCTGCGCGGCTACGGCGAGCGGCTGAGCACACGCCGCAAGCTGCAAGCCTTCCAGGCCACATTAGACGCCGAAGCCACCGCCGAAGAAACTTATCAAACCGGCAACCCGCTGATGCCAACGGTGCATATCTCGGGGGTAGAGCGCACCCTCCGCGAGTTCTGGGGTAGCCACCGGGCCACCATTGCCGTAGCCGCTTCAGTGGCCATTATGGCCGTATTCGGCACTTTGCTGGGTATTGAGTGGTGGAAGGCGGCCCAAAAGCCGGCTCCTACCTATGGCTATACCATGCTGCGCCGAGAGGTGGAGCGCATCAAGCGCACGCAGCGGGCTATGAACCGCGCCATCACCCAGATTGACGGGAACAAAGCAGAAGAAATAAATCCCGGCAAATTCAGCGGCACGGGCTTCGCGCTGTCGCCCAACGGCTACCTGGTCACCAGCTACCACGTGATCCAGGGCGCCGACTCGCTGCTGGTGGAGAGCCGCACGCACGAGCACTACCGCGCCGAGCCAGTCTTCACCGATGTGACCCGCGACCTGGCTATTCTGCGCATTGTAGACAAAGACTTCCGCGGTTTCGGTCGCCTGCCCTACTCCTTCAAGCGCACCACCGCCGACCTAGGCGAGCGGGTGTATACGCTGGGATACCCCCGCGAGGACCTCGTATTCAACGACGGCTCCCTGAGTGCCCGCTCTGGCTTCGAGGGCGACACGGGCTTCTACCAGATTTCGATTCCGGTGAATCCCGGCAACTCGGGCGGCCCGGTGCTGGATGATCGGGGCAACCTGATTGGCATCGTCAGCGGCAAGCAGTCGGATGTGCAGAGCGCGGCCTTTGCCACCAAGTCGTCCTACCTCACCCGCCTCGTCGATTCACTGCAAACGGCGGCCGTGGCGCACCCCATCACCCTACCCCGCGCCAATTTGCTGACCGGCTCTTCCCGCCCCCAGCAAATCCGGAAATTGCAGAACTACGTTTTTGTAGTGAAGGTGTACGAATAA
- a CDS encoding DUF4159 domain-containing protein, protein MPTPFTFVRLSYHSGDWDAVDERMPSNLLHSLVQYTTVPVDQKEKVVALDSPELFRYPFCYLSGHRLVQFSEAEKKNFTQYVRNGGFVFVDDCNHDIDGLFARSFEEQMRVCFGAGALKKLPKTHPIYSQFFKFPDGPPPTGFELNGWGDDLVHDYLKGVETNGRLGVLYSNKDYGCEWDYDFRNKRFLAEDNTKFGVNILLYALTA, encoded by the coding sequence TTGCCTACCCCTTTCACGTTCGTTCGGCTCAGCTACCACTCCGGCGACTGGGATGCCGTGGATGAGCGAATGCCCAGCAACTTGCTGCACTCGCTAGTACAGTACACCACAGTACCCGTAGACCAGAAGGAGAAAGTGGTGGCGCTGGACTCGCCAGAGCTGTTTCGCTACCCCTTTTGCTACCTCTCGGGGCACCGATTGGTGCAGTTCAGTGAAGCCGAGAAGAAGAACTTCACACAGTATGTGCGCAACGGCGGCTTCGTGTTTGTAGATGACTGCAACCACGACATCGATGGGCTATTTGCGCGCTCTTTTGAGGAGCAGATGCGTGTGTGCTTCGGGGCGGGCGCCCTCAAAAAGCTACCCAAGACGCACCCGATTTACTCGCAGTTCTTCAAGTTTCCGGATGGCCCACCGCCTACCGGCTTCGAGCTGAACGGCTGGGGCGACGACCTGGTGCACGACTACCTGAAAGGGGTAGAAACCAACGGCCGCCTGGGCGTGCTCTACTCCAACAAAGACTACGGTTGCGAATGGGACTACGACTTCCGGAATAAGCGCTTTCTGGCTGAGGACAACACCAAATTTGGCGTTAACATTCTACTGTATGCCCTTACGGCGTGA
- a CDS encoding RNA polymerase sigma factor produces MGKGLPSYTDAEFVAAIRRGDDRALAQLYRVHLPMILHLVQQNSGTEDEAKDVYQEGVMVFYEKVRDGSLELSCQIKTYLYAVCRRLWLKRLAEKNRFGGSLTDHEPYLETGAEQDLLDAQERDRRFAMMGDALERIGEPCRSLLEGFYLLDKSMQELTAEFGYTNADNAKNQKYKCLVRLKKLFFTHYQEEESF; encoded by the coding sequence ATGGGTAAGGGACTTCCTTCCTACACCGATGCAGAGTTCGTGGCGGCCATCCGCCGGGGCGACGACCGGGCGCTGGCGCAGCTCTACCGCGTGCACCTCCCCATGATTCTTCACCTGGTACAGCAAAACAGCGGTACCGAGGATGAGGCCAAGGATGTGTACCAGGAGGGCGTAATGGTGTTCTACGAGAAGGTGCGCGACGGCTCTTTGGAGCTCAGCTGCCAGATCAAGACCTACCTCTACGCCGTGTGCCGCCGGTTGTGGCTGAAACGGCTGGCCGAGAAAAACCGCTTTGGCGGCAGCCTCACCGACCACGAGCCCTACCTCGAAACGGGGGCCGAGCAGGATTTGCTCGACGCCCAGGAACGCGACCGGCGGTTTGCCATGATGGGCGACGCGCTGGAACGCATCGGGGAGCCATGCCGTTCGTTACTCGAAGGCTTCTACCTGCTGGATAAGTCTATGCAGGAGCTTACGGCGGAGTTTGGCTACACCAATGCCGACAACGCCAAGAATCAGAAATATAAATGCCTGGTGCGTCTGAAAAAGTTGTTTTTCACTCATTATCAGGAGGAAGAATCATTTTAG
- a CDS encoding porin family protein gives MNKSITTLALLVMMGSTAVQAQHRRSYNQPTTQVGAKVGLNMAVLDGTLNQETEFKAGPSIGAFLRWKPSARFAVQPELTYSAQGSKNVIPVGPVDLTNKTNLAYLNLPILAKIYLGNVVNVQFGPQVGILLSGRLKGQTSYTSSGSGSYYTTSDMDVAKSYRSDLGLCGGVGIDLPSGLLVAARLNYGLTDIVKDENVRQLREAYGIGGLHNRVLEFSVGYAFGGR, from the coding sequence ATGAATAAAAGTATTACAACGCTGGCATTGTTAGTGATGATGGGTAGCACAGCCGTACAGGCGCAGCACCGCAGAAGCTACAATCAACCAACTACCCAGGTAGGCGCAAAAGTAGGGTTGAACATGGCCGTGCTGGACGGCACCCTCAATCAGGAAACGGAGTTTAAAGCCGGCCCTAGTATTGGCGCTTTCCTGCGTTGGAAACCATCGGCGCGGTTTGCTGTGCAGCCCGAGCTAACTTACTCAGCGCAAGGCTCAAAGAACGTTATTCCCGTAGGACCGGTAGACCTGACCAACAAAACCAACCTAGCCTACCTCAACCTGCCAATCCTGGCCAAGATATACTTGGGTAATGTGGTAAACGTGCAGTTTGGGCCACAGGTAGGCATTCTATTGAGCGGCCGCTTGAAAGGGCAAACCAGCTACACGTCTTCCGGCAGCGGCAGCTACTACACCACATCGGACATGGATGTTGCCAAAAGCTACAGAAGCGACCTGGGCCTCTGCGGTGGCGTGGGCATCGACCTGCCCAGTGGCTTGCTGGTGGCGGCCCGCCTCAACTACGGCCTCACGGATATTGTGAAAGACGAGAACGTTCGGCAACTACGCGAGGCCTACGGCATAGGTGGCTTGCACAACCGCGTGCTGGAGTTTTCGGTGGGCTATGCTTTCGGCGGGCGCTAG
- a CDS encoding porin family protein, translating to MMRKYIASIVLGACSLAGATAHAQVSGTRLGLRVGLNSATLSGTINSEPRACVGPVFGTVVRFKPSSQGFAVQSELQLSFQGVKTTGTRNTSGQPHTASRRISYLNVPVLLRQYIGKHVYVNVGPQLGIMLGASDSGSASFQKLEAGAVGGVGVEFVSGFFLDVRYNYGLTDINRDPDERQFRQQLSIGGLYNRVAQFSLGYLFGVKDK from the coding sequence ATGATGCGTAAGTATATAGCCAGTATAGTGCTGGGCGCGTGCAGTCTGGCAGGTGCAACCGCACACGCTCAGGTAAGTGGTACTCGCCTGGGCCTGAGGGTAGGCCTAAATAGCGCTACGCTGTCGGGCACCATCAACAGCGAGCCACGTGCTTGCGTGGGGCCTGTGTTTGGTACGGTGGTGCGGTTCAAGCCTAGTAGCCAGGGATTTGCTGTGCAATCGGAGTTGCAGTTGAGCTTTCAGGGAGTCAAGACCACCGGAACACGAAATACCTCGGGGCAGCCCCACACGGCCAGCCGGCGCATTAGCTACCTGAATGTGCCGGTGCTGCTGCGGCAGTACATTGGGAAGCATGTGTACGTAAATGTGGGCCCACAACTGGGTATCATGCTCGGTGCCAGCGACAGTGGTAGTGCTAGCTTCCAAAAGCTGGAAGCGGGTGCGGTGGGTGGCGTAGGCGTCGAGTTTGTGTCGGGCTTTTTTCTGGATGTGCGCTACAACTATGGCCTGACCGACATCAACCGCGACCCCGACGAGCGTCAGTTCCGGCAGCAGCTAAGTATAGGTGGCCTCTACAACCGCGTCGCTCAATTCTC
- a CDS encoding porin family protein, with amino-acid sequence MKQFFFLLFGLLLSSGAYAQLGVKAGINQSVLNGENIDGSTNYKTSYHAGVFYEAKLIGPLSVQPELLYSSQGGNFKSQFEDFDTKMHYFTVPVLAKVHVGPVFVEAGPQFSFLLDATKDGTQRVQGTGGAASYEDYKRGATGDFKRGDFSLCAGVGLKFSALLIGARFNAGLNDINDVDNLSGVNDARLKNRVFQGYVALQLGH; translated from the coding sequence ATGAAACAGTTCTTCTTCCTGCTGTTTGGCCTGCTGCTGAGCAGCGGCGCCTACGCCCAACTCGGCGTGAAAGCCGGCATCAACCAATCTGTGCTCAACGGTGAAAACATCGACGGAAGCACTAACTACAAGACTTCCTACCATGCAGGTGTGTTCTACGAGGCCAAGCTGATCGGGCCGCTGTCGGTGCAGCCGGAGCTCCTGTACTCGTCGCAGGGCGGTAATTTTAAAAGCCAGTTTGAAGACTTCGACACCAAAATGCACTACTTCACGGTGCCGGTGCTGGCGAAAGTGCACGTAGGGCCCGTATTTGTGGAAGCCGGCCCGCAGTTTTCGTTCCTGCTTGACGCGACCAAAGATGGGACCCAACGCGTGCAAGGTACAGGCGGTGCCGCATCCTACGAAGATTACAAGCGCGGCGCCACCGGCGACTTCAAGCGCGGCGATTTCAGCCTGTGCGCTGGGGTAGGGCTGAAGTTCTCGGCCCTACTCATCGGTGCCCGCTTCAACGCTGGCCTCAACGACATAAACGATGTGGACAACCTTTCCGGCGTGAACGACGCCCGCCTCAAAAACCGTGTGTTTCAAGGCTATGTAGCGTTGCAGCTCGGGCATTAG
- a CDS encoding AAA family ATPase — protein MTEQDVKRLLAKLPPLREEIAKVIVGQTQVLDEVLVALLAGGHALLEGVPGLAKTLLVRTLASATDLPFRRIQFTPDLMPTDILGTEVLEEDHGTGHRSFKFNEGPIFASLVLADEINRTPPKTQAALLEAMQEGHVTYAGQEHALPKPFFLLATQNPIEQSGTYPLPEAQLDRFLLYIRIGYPTEQEELAVLSGTTGINKAQVQPVLGGDDIRQLQQLVRQVSLSPELLSFVNRLVRATRPATSEVKFIQDYGRWGAGPRAGQALILCAKARALLQGRFAATLDDIKALAPAVLRHRVLLNFNAEAENLTPDNAVQELLKAVAV, from the coding sequence ATGACCGAACAAGACGTAAAACGCCTGCTTGCCAAACTGCCGCCCCTGCGCGAGGAAATTGCCAAAGTCATTGTGGGGCAAACGCAGGTGCTGGATGAGGTGCTGGTGGCCCTGCTGGCCGGCGGCCACGCTCTGTTGGAAGGCGTGCCGGGCCTGGCCAAAACCCTGTTGGTGCGCACGCTAGCCTCGGCTACTGATTTGCCGTTCCGCCGCATTCAGTTCACGCCTGACCTGATGCCGACAGACATCCTTGGTACCGAGGTGCTGGAAGAGGACCACGGCACGGGGCATCGCTCGTTCAAGTTCAACGAAGGCCCCATTTTTGCTAGTTTGGTGCTGGCTGATGAAATCAACCGGACGCCGCCCAAGACGCAGGCGGCCCTGTTAGAAGCCATGCAGGAAGGCCACGTGACGTACGCCGGTCAGGAACACGCCCTACCCAAGCCGTTCTTTTTACTAGCCACGCAGAACCCCATCGAGCAGAGCGGCACCTATCCCCTGCCCGAGGCCCAGCTCGACCGTTTCCTGCTCTACATCCGCATAGGCTACCCTACCGAGCAGGAGGAATTGGCTGTGCTGAGTGGCACCACTGGCATCAATAAAGCCCAAGTGCAGCCCGTGCTGGGCGGCGATGATATTCGGCAGTTGCAGCAGCTGGTACGCCAGGTAAGTCTGAGTCCGGAGCTGCTGAGCTTCGTAAACCGATTGGTGCGCGCTACCCGTCCGGCCACCTCGGAGGTGAAGTTTATCCAGGATTATGGCCGTTGGGGTGCTGGTCCGCGTGCTGGGCAAGCCCTTATTCTGTGCGCTAAAGCCCGTGCGTTGTTGCAAGGCCGTTTCGCGGCTACCCTCGACGATATCAAAGCCCTGGCACCTGCTGTGCTGCGCCACCGCGTGCTGCTGAACTTCAACGCCGAAGCCGAGAATCTGACGCCGGATAATGCGGTGCAGGAGCTGCTGAAGGCCGTGGCGGTATGA
- a CDS encoding DUF58 domain-containing protein, producing the protein MLSPEQLYALRNLPLAAKQVAEGFLHGQHLSRRRGVGMEFSQYRPYQPGDDLRRLDWRLAARSDRYYIRESEVDTSLTVHLLLDATASMNHRDDNGLSKLDYGRLLLAALAYLAVNQGDAVALTILRPDGLQHLPPRADPRQLTRIFHTLENATATGRFPAAAELAPLTARRQRALTICVSDLYEEDGEIDTLLTRLRTTSGEVLLLHLLARNELDFTYRGAVTFEDLETGRTLQLNADQQRRTWQEHLHGWLREAATQARRHGFEYAQLSTAEPLDRALREFLKRR; encoded by the coding sequence ATGCTCAGCCCCGAACAACTCTACGCCCTGCGCAACCTCCCGCTGGCCGCCAAGCAGGTGGCCGAGGGCTTTTTGCACGGCCAGCACCTGAGCCGGCGACGGGGCGTGGGCATGGAGTTCAGCCAGTACCGCCCCTACCAGCCCGGCGACGACCTGCGCCGCTTGGACTGGCGCCTGGCCGCCCGCTCCGATCGTTACTACATCCGCGAATCGGAGGTGGATACCAGCCTCACGGTGCACCTGCTGCTGGACGCCACCGCCAGCATGAACCACCGCGACGACAACGGCCTCAGCAAGCTCGACTACGGCCGACTGCTGCTGGCGGCGCTGGCCTACCTGGCCGTGAACCAGGGCGATGCCGTGGCCCTCACCATCTTGCGCCCCGATGGCCTGCAACACCTGCCGCCCCGTGCTGACCCCAGGCAACTCACGCGCATTTTTCATACCCTCGAAAACGCGACTGCCACCGGGCGCTTTCCGGCGGCGGCCGAGCTGGCACCCCTTACGGCCCGGCGCCAACGCGCCCTCACCATCTGCGTGAGCGATTTGTATGAAGAAGATGGGGAGATTGACACGCTCCTGACGCGCCTGCGCACCACCAGTGGCGAGGTACTGCTGTTGCACCTACTGGCTCGCAACGAACTGGACTTCACGTACCGCGGCGCCGTGACTTTTGAAGATCTAGAAACCGGCCGCACGCTGCAACTCAACGCCGATCAGCAGCGCCGCACTTGGCAAGAACACCTGCACGGCTGGCTGCGCGAAGCCGCCACCCAGGCCCGGCGCCACGGCTTCGAGTATGCCCAACTCAGCACCGCTGAACCGCTGGACCGAGCTCTGCGCGAGTTTTTGAAGCGACGGTAA